One stretch of Camelus bactrianus isolate YW-2024 breed Bactrian camel chromosome 21, ASM4877302v1, whole genome shotgun sequence DNA includes these proteins:
- the PEA15 gene encoding astrocytic phosphoprotein PEA-15 yields MAEYGTLLQDLTNNITLEDLEQLKSACKEDIPSEKSEEITTGSAWFSFLESHNKLDKDNLSYIEHIFEISRRPDLLTMVVDYRTRVLKISEEDELDTKLTRIPSAKKYKDIIRQPSEEEIIKLAPPPKKA; encoded by the exons ATGGCCGAGTACGGGACCCTCCTCCAGGACCTGACCAACAACATCACCCTTGAAGATCTGGAACAGCTCAAGTCAGCCTGCAAGGAGGACATCCCCAGTGAGAAGAGTGAGGAGATCACTACTGGCAGTGCCTGGTTTAGCTTCCTGGAGAGCCACAACAAGCTGGAcaaag ACAACCTCTCTTATATCGAGCACATCTTTGAGATCTCCCGCCGTCCAGACCTACTCACTATGGTGGTTGACTATAGGACCCGTGTTCTGAAGATCTCTGAGGAAGATGAGCTGGACACCAAGCTAACCCGTATCCCCAGTGCCAAGAAGTACAAAG ACATTATCCGGCAGCCCTCTGAGGAAGAGATCATCAAATTGGCTCCTCCACCGAAGAAAGcctga